TGAAATGTTACTTTTTTTGACTGCTTGTACCTTCTTGTCTGGTTGGATACCGCTAGGTTTCTTCTTTACTTGTTTGTTGGTCTTGATTGTGGTAAGCTTATGAAGAAACCTTGTAGGATAAAAAAAGGAGACACTTATGCCTCAGATTACCCTTGTTTTTATTAGCCTCAGTGGCAACACCCTTAGCTTTGTCAAGCGGCTATCCCTTTATCTAGCAGACAATTACGATTACCATGTCAAACAGATTAACATTAAAGATTTGAAGCACGAGACTTTTCCCGTCAAGGAAGAGTTTGTGGCGATTTTACCCACTTATCTAGAAGGCGGAAATGGCGTTGACTCTGGTGATGTGGAGATCCTCACCACTCCTTTGGGAGAGTTTATTGCTGCCCATGGCAACGCCCAGCGTTGTCTTGGGATTATTGGCTCAGGCAACAAAAACTTTAACCATCAGTATTGCCTGACAGCCAAACAGTATGCCAAACGCTTTGGCTTTCCACTGCTAGGTGATTTTGAGCTGCGAGGGACTCCTGATGACATTTCGCGGTTAGCCCAGGTCATCATGGAGGCCAGCTCCAGACACTCGTCTAACGACACACAGACACTGCCTAACAGCTAGACAGTCCATAGATGATCATAGCTGTTTTAAAAAAGAGCGCTTTTAGGACAATAACTACAGAGGGCCCTACCCCACGCCTTGTGATTTCTCAGCCTTTGAAAAGAGCGATCACAGTGCTTCTTGGGGCTTGGGATCACACCAAGCACTCCTAGAAATACCCCCATGCAGACTTTAGCAAGGCAACTGAACGCTTGGTGGTACTTTCTGTGAAGCTCAGATGGTTGGTGACAAAAAAGCCCTGGTTTTCTGGGGTTACTGACATGACTAAAGAGGTCTAACCAGCTCTACCTTGAGCTGGTTAGACCTCTTTGTGTTCTCCTAATCCCCCCTAGATGATCGCAGTTTCTTATGTGTCTTGGCTTCTCTTATGTGGTGTGCCTGTTAGCACATGCTCTAACGCCAGCCTAATGTCACTTCTAGACCATAGTGGTCACTGACGACTGGCGCATCTCCGCCTTCAAAGGTAATCTTAGAAGATCGGATGATGAAGTCCTTACTGGTAAAGACATGGTCCACCTTGAGGGCTTCTTTGTTACCTTGCCAGCCATCAATATCAGCCACGATGCTATGATCACCAAACACGTGGTCAGCACCCTTATGGCTATCTTGTAGGTCTAGGGGGCTACCCATCATCACTTGATAACCGTCTTGATCCGTTGGATTGTTAAAATCTCCCATAAGTAGCAAGGGACAGTTTAGTGTGAGCAGTTCTTTTTCTAATTTCTCCCACTCCCCTAAAAACCCCTTGTCAAACCAAGATAGGTGCACATTGACAACAGCGACTTCTTTGCCATCTAACGTGGTTTTGGCTATGAGTGAGCGTCTGGTGTGGTAGTCTGTTTCATCATCCATCGCTGACACGAGAATATCTGAAACATGAATAGGTTGTTTTGATAAGATTGCCACGCCTTCCTGGTAAATGTCATAGCCAATATGGTTATAAGCCCAAGACCAATAATAGTGCTGCCCTCGTTTTTGTAAATAATGGATCAAGAGAAGGGCAAAATGGTCTTTATGAATGCTTGGTGTCCCTGAAAGAGCTTGATATCTTGGTAAATCTGTGGCCAGCTCGCTCTCGATTAACTGATTGATTTCTTGCAAGCAAATGATATCGTATTTTTCAGCTAAAATATGCTCAGCCAAAGCAACTAATTTTTTAAGAGTGTTGGCTTGCATCCACGAATGGGTATTCAGTGTTAATACCTTGGTCATTAATCCTCCTTTATAAGACAAGAAGAGCCATAGGGCCTAAACCAGCTATGGCTATTACCTATCACTATCTCGTGATGTTTTGTTAAAGTTCTACGGTAGCTACTTTAGTCTTAGCAGGCTGAGCTCCTAAAGATGTCAAGGTCACATCTTGGATCTCTGTTGTGTTGGTAAAAGCAACAACAATGATTGTTTCACGCTCTGCTGATTTAATAGCAGCAAGATCTGCTACGACTAATAGGTCACCTGCATGAACCCGTTGCCCTTCTGAGACTTTGACTGAAAAAGGCACACCATTTAAGGCGACGGTATCAAGTCCCACGTGCACCAGCACTTCAAGACCATTATCTGTCAGTAAACCAAAGGCATGCTTGGTCGGAAAGACACTGGTCACAAGGCCAGCTACGGGTGCATAGATATTACCATGGGTTGGTTCAACCGCAAACCCATCTCCCATCATCTTAGCCGCAAACACCTGGTCTTTTACACCTGTGATTGGGAGAACCATCCCGTCTGCCACTGATAGCACATCTTCTGTCACGTGTTTAAAATCTTTTGCGGGAGTCGGTTTGCTAGTGAGCTGTGACATATTGACTTCTGGAATAAGAGCACCTGAGTCCAGCAAATCTTGAATATCTGATTTCAAAATATCTGCTTTAGGGCCATAGACCGCTTGAACGCCGTTGCCTTTTTGGATCAAGCCTATAGCGCCAGCTTTTTTCCAATCGTCCTCAGCACCAACCTTAGCGGGGTCTTTGACCGTCACTCGTAAGCGCGTCATACAAGCATCAACATCATCAATATTGCCTGCCCCACCAAGGAGATTAACGATTTGCACGACTTGAGAGTTGCTATCTGCTACTTGGGTAGGTCTTGTTTGAGTGTTACGGTCACCCAGTATATCGGCATCGTAGTTGCCTAAACGGCCAGCTGTTGCGAGATGCATTTTCTTGATCATCATATCTGCAATAAAGTACATGATAACTGCAAAGAGGACAGAAACCCAAACAAAGTTAATCACATCCATGCCTAGGCCTGCTTTAAGAGCCATAGGGGTGCGGGTTAGTAGCTCTATATTTCCAAATGAGTGAACACGGAGATTCACAAGGTCTGCCATGGCAAATGAAGCTCCTTGAACAAGGGCATAGACGATGTAAAGTGGCATTGCTGCAAACATAAATAGGTACTCAAGTGGCTCAGTTACCCCTGTCAAAAAGACCGCTGCCGCTGCTGAGATGAACATCATTTTGTATGTGTGTTTTTTATCGGCATCCACATTACGGTACATGGCTAAGGCAACCCCCATCAATGTTCCGGTAGCTCCAATCATTTGTCCTACTTTGAAACGAGCTGGAGTCACACTATCCATTAAGTGACTATAGGCTGAAGCGTCTGATCCTTTAAGGTGAACAAGGTCAGTTACCCAAGCAAGCCACAAAGGGTCTTGACCAAATACTTTTGTCCCCGCTGCTGCACCTGTCATGACCTCATAAGTTCCACCAAGAGCTGTATAGTTCATTGGGATCGTCAACATGTGGTGAAGACCAAATGGCAACAAGAGACGTTCCAAGGTACCATATAGGAATGGGGCTAGGATTGGAGCTGAATCTTGTGAAGAGGCAATCCACATCCCAAAACTGTTAATCCCAGACTGGATCACCGGCCAAACAACAACCAAAATAAGGGCTACAAAAATAGAACGTAAAATAACGACAAATGGTACAAAACGCTTCCCATTAAAGAAGGTCAAAACTTCAGGAAGTTTACGGTAATTATAGTATTTGTTATAGGCCGTTGCTCCTACGAACCCTGCAATAATCCCAACAAAAACCCCTGTGTTTAAAGCTGGAGATTCCAAGACACTGGTGAAATAATCTTTAACGATCATTTGAGTGCCAAGGAGGCTTGTGATTTTTGCTTCTGGATCAGCTAGCATAGTACTAGACACGCCATAAAAAGCACCTGTTATCCGATTGATCAAGACAAAAGCAAGCCCTGAGGCAAAGGCCCCTCCAGCTCTTTCTTTAGCCCAACTACCACCAATGGCCAAGGCAAATAGCAAGTGAAGGTTAACAATAACAGCCCAACCAATTTGAGCGATAATGTTGCCTAGAGATGCCAAAAATGCTGAGTCGTGGTTAATCATTGGAATAGAGTTTCCGATACTGATCATTAAACCAGCCGCTGGCATGACAGCAATAACGACCATAAGACATTTCCCAAATTTTTGCCAAAATTCGAAACGAAACAGTTGCTTGAATGATGTTTTCATTCTATCTCTCCTTTATTATCCCCTTTTAGCCATAGCTGCCCTTAAGGCGCTTTTGTGACACAATGATATAGACAGCAACTCAGTGATGCAATCGCTTGCATTGATCTGATACCTTTATTATACTAGCCTCGCAACAATTTGTAAAGCGTTTTCTTAGACAGATGTTAGTCGTTTTTTTTCATTAATATAGTAGTATAACTCACCAAAAAGAGGACAAGAGCCCATTTCCTTTTTTGGTGATGAGCCCATCAACGCTCTTCGAAAAAACAAGAAGCAATAAAAAAAGGCCGTTGACACAATCGTGAACTGCCTGTCCGTTTCTTTAGCCTCTTCTTTCTAAAGTAAGCAACAGCTTACTTATTTTGATGCCTGCAATTCCAAAGCATAACTAAGAGCACTTAAGGCATATAGCGGCGCTGTCTCTGCTCGCATAATGCGAGGGCCTAAGCCCACCTTAATGGCACTTGCTGCCTCAAACTGAGTGATTTCAGTTGGGGAAATTCCCCCTTCTGGTCCAAAGATAAAGAGGATTTTTGCCCCTGGCTTAACTTCTTTTACTTCACGCGCCAAGGTCGCTAGCTGACCTGCCTTAGCTGTTTCCTCATAAGCAATGAAGATATGATCAAAGCTAGAAAGGCTTTTTAGAAACTCTGCTTTATGTTCAAAAAGGTGAACTTCAGGCACCCTATTTCGTTTGCTCTGCTCAGCCGCTCCTAATACAATCTTAGCCAATTTGTCTTCTTTTTTAGCTAATTTTTTGCCATCCCATTTGACCACTGACCAGTCTGCTGGGTAGCCCCATAGCGCACTGGCTCCCAATTCAGTCACTTTCTGGGCAATCGTGTCTAACTTATCGCCTTTAGGAAATCCAGAAGCAATAGTCACTTTAACAGGCAATTCCACCTGATCTGGCAAAGCCTCTATAATCTCTAACTCATGAGCCATACTATTGGTCACCTTAGCTAAATACTTCACCCCATCATCAAAGACCAAGACAACTTCAGCCTCGTCAGCCAAGCGCATCACTTGAAACATGTGCTTGATGGTATCTTTATCGGTAATCGTTACCTTTTTTTCTGCTTTGCCTTTAATAAAATACTGTTGCATTAGCCGCCAATCACTCCTGAGATATCATCTGTTTTTTTAAAGACAAGGGCATTCCACTCACCTTGAACCATGTGAGTTTCTAAGAAAAAGCCTGCGCTAAAGGCAGCTTCCAGAACCATATCCAATTTCTCAGAAATGATGCCAGATAAGATAAGGTAACCTTCCTTTTTGACCAAACGGTAAGCATCATCAGTCAATAAGACTAAGATATCCGCCAAGATATTGGCTACAATCACATCCGCTTCTTGGCTAACCCCTTTTAAAAGGTCACCAGCAGCCACATGAATGTTGTCTGTTCCTTGGTTTAAATCAATGTTGTCTTGAGCCACTCGAACAGCCACGTCATCTAAGTCATAAGCGTAGATGGTTTTAGCACCTAGTAAGGAACTGGCAATCGAGAGGACACCTGAACCGGTCCCTACATCGATAACTGTCTCACCACCACGAAGGATTTGTTCCAAGGCAAAAAGGCTCATCTTAGTTGTGGGATGTGTCCCTGTCCCAAATGCCATTCCAGGATCTAGTTTAATCACTTTTTCCCCAGCAGAAGCGTCATAATCCGTCCAACTAGGGACAATGGTTAAATCATGCGTGATGCGAGCTGGTTCATAGTATTTTTTCCAATTGTCTGCCCAGTCTTCCTCAGCCAATTCTTGACTGTCCACAGTAACCTGACCAACCTGTAACCCAAAACTAGCTAACTCCGCTAACTGTTCATTAATGGTCGCAATAATATCCGCCAAATTAGTACTACTTGGGTAATAGGCTGTGATAGCTATCATGTCAGACTGCTCCACATCTGGGTATAACTCCCCAAAGCGGTCCTTTTGCCCAATATAGTCTGCGCTATCTGCGATAGCAACCCCTTGACTGCCTGTCTCAATCAACACATGTGAAACAGCCTCTTGCGCATCACGATGCACATGAACCGTCACTTCTTGCCACGTTTCCATAGTTATGTCCTTTCTATTTTGACCTTTTGGTTATTGTCCTAATAGTGTTAGCACCATCTCATGTGTCACCTTAGTACCTTGGGTAAGGGTAACTTGCTGCTTCTTCTAGTCCTTGTTGACCTTCTTCAAAAGCTTGCGCGTTCCACTCCAAGAAGAAATCAGCCTTGCTGTCATCTGCTAAGAAATCCATCAAATCGCTGTGCCCTTCAATAGCAACATCGTTGAGAAATTGCGCAAAGTAAGCTAAGAATTCACGAGAAAAGCCCTTTTTAGCGTCAAAAGGAATAGTAACCAAATAATCTGCTGCATCAAATTGAGACTTGGCAGGGTTATAAAAGAGCACATAGTCCTCAAAGACAATATCATCTTGGGTCACTTCGCCACTATCGTCAATGGTTTTTATAGCCTCTTTATTTTGAGCTTCTAACACAAAAGTCACTTCAACCGCATGATTTTTCTTGTCCCAATCCATAGCATAGTCATACTGAAAATGCTTATCCATTTCTTCTTCTAATACTGATAAAAAGCCGTATGTTGCCATCTTTTTTATACCTAATCTTTCTAACTGTTGCTGTATAAGGCTTTGTAAGACCTCATTAGTTTACTTACTTTGACATGCTGAGCGTACTGTTATAACTTTTATTAACTGAATTATAACATATTTGACTAATATTGACCATAAGAGAAGGTCTTAATGGCAGGATCACCTCTAGCAACCGCTTTTATGATATAATTTGGGTATGCATAGAAAAACTATTATTGATTTCAAAGAGCTCGGGCAACGCTATCTTTTTGATGAGCCATTAGTAGAATTGGTAGCCAAGTCCTTAGATCAGGTCGGTCCAGTCATTGAAAAAGTACAACACTACCAACAGCTGGGCTATTACGTGGTGGGCTATCTCAGTTATGAAGCAGCTGCTTTTTTTGACAATGCCCTACAAACCCATAATGACAGACTAGGCAACGAGTACCTTGCCTATTTTACAGTGCACAAAACCTGTCAAAAAAAAGACCTACCTCTTGATTATGACAGCATTACTATCCCTAACCAATGGGTCAGCGCAACTCAAAAAGAAGCCTATCAAAAAGCCATTGAAACCATTCACCGTGAGATGCAACAGGGCAATACTTATCAGGTTAACTACACCCTTCAATTAACTCAGGAACTCAATGCAGCTGATAGTTTAGCCATTTACAATAAACTCGTCGTTGAACAGGCTGCTGGCTACAATGCCTACATCGCCCATGATGAGTTTGCCGTTATTTCAGCTAGTCCTGAATTGTTCTTTAAACAAGAGGGCAACAGGTTAACTACTAGGCCTATGAAAGGCACCACCAAACGAGGGGTTAATAGCTGGCTGGATCAACAAGAACATGACTGGCTCCAAGCTGACGGGAAAAACCGTTCTGAAAACATGATGATTGTGGATTTGCTCCGCAATGACATGGGGAAAATTTGCCAAACAGGCAGTGTTCGTGTTGATAGGCTCTGTGAGGTCGAGCGATACTCTACCGTCTGGCAAATGACCTCAACTATTGTTGGTGACCTCAAAGCGGACTGTGACCTGATAGACATTCTCAAAGCTCTCTTTCCTTGTGGCTCTATCACAGGGGCACCAAAAGTCTCCACCATGGCAATTATCACATCTCTGGAGCCAAAACCAAGGGGGATTTATTGTGGAAGTATTGGCATTTGCCTACCTGATGGTCGCCGTTTCTTCAATGTTCCCATTAGAACCATCCAGCTCAGTCATAATCAAGCTACTTATGGTGTCGGAGGCGGCATCACTTGGCAAAGCAAGTGGGAAGACGAATACGAGGAAGTCCATCAAAAAACAGCTTTTCTCTATCGGCACAAACAAATCTTTGACCTCAAAACAACCGCCAAGGTGGAACACAAAAAAATAGCCTTCCTTGAGCAACACCTCAATCGCCTTAAAGAAGCAGCCACTTATTTTGCTTACCCTTATAATGAAAAAGCTTTGCAGAAACAACTGTCAACCTATTTGGAAAATAAGAATAATGCTGCCTACCGTTTGATGATTCGTTTATCCAAAGATGGAAAGATTAGCCTCTCTGATCAACCCTTGGAACCTTTGTCAGCCGATTTTCTGACAGCTCAACTCTCTTTACAGAAAAAGGACGTGACAGCTTCGCCTTTTACCTACTTTAAGACCAGCTACCGGCCTCATATTGAGCAAAAATCTTATGAACAGCTATTCTATAACCAAGCGGGGCAATTATTGGAAACGTCCATTGGCAATCTCTTTGTTCAGCTGGGTCAGACCCTCTACACACCACCAGTGGCTGTGGGGATTTTACCAGGACTTTTTCGCCAAGAACTGCTAGCTACTGGTCAAGCTCAGGAAAAAGAGGTGACACTAGCTGATTTAAAAGAGGCTAGCGCTATTTTTGGAGGAAATGCTGTCCGTGGCCTTTATCCTCTCAACCTTGAGCTTACTCACCTTGATGCCCTCTTAGCTAAGAGTCAAGCCTAAACTGCCACTCATCTTTTGTTATTAAGGAACCTATGATACTCTTAATTGATAATTACGATTCATTTACCTACAACCTCGCCCAATATTTAAGTGAATTTGACGAGACGATTGTCTTGTATAACCAAGACCCAAACTTATATGACATGGCCAAAAAAGCTAACGCTCTAGTCCTCTCACCTGGTCCTGGTTGGCCCAAGGAAGCCAACCAAATGCCAAAACTCATTCAAGACTTTTACCAAACAAAACCTATCTTAGGAGTGTGTCTGGGACACCAAGCTATCGCTGAAACTTTAGGGGGAACCTTACGCTTGGCCAAACGCGTCATGCATGGGAGACAAAGCACCATTGAAACGCAAGGCCCTGCTAGTCTTTTTCGCTCCCTGCCACAAGAGATCACCGTCATGCGCTACCATTCCATCGTTGTGGATCAGTTACCAAAAGGTTTTAGCGTAACCGCTAGAGACTGTGACGATCAAGAAATCATGGCATTTGAACACCACACCCTGCCACTTTTTGGGCTACAATTTCACCCAGAAAGCATCGGAACTCCTGATGGCATGACCATGATTGCCAACTTCATCGCAGCCATTCCCCGTTAATCTCATCCCCCAAAAGAAAGGAGGACAGTTACATGCCTGATCATTTAGCGCTCAGAATGCGCCCCAAAACCATTTCAGAGGTCATCGGACAAAAACACCTTGTTGGCGAAGGCAAAATCATCCGTCGCATGGTGGAAGCAAATAGACTATCGTCCATGATCCTCTATGGCCCTCCAGGAATCGGTAAAACTTCCATTGCTTCTGCTATTGCTGGTACTACTAGATATGCCTTTCGGACCTTTAATGCCACCATTGACAGCAAAAAACGTCTCCAAGAAATTGCGGAAGAAGCTAAATTTTCTGGTGGCTTGGTATTATTACTAGACGAGATTCATCGCCTTGACAAGACAAAACAAGATTTTCTTTTACCTTTACTTGAGAATGGCACCATTATCATGATTGGCGCAACCACTGAGAACCCCTTCTTTTCAGTGACACCCGCTA
The genomic region above belongs to Streptococcus pyogenes and contains:
- a CDS encoding aminodeoxychorismate/anthranilate synthase component II yields the protein MILLIDNYDSFTYNLAQYLSEFDETIVLYNQDPNLYDMAKKANALVLSPGPGWPKEANQMPKLIQDFYQTKPILGVCLGHQAIAETLGGTLRLAKRVMHGRQSTIETQGPASLFRSLPQEITVMRYHSIVVDQLPKGFSVTARDCDDQEIMAFEHHTLPLFGLQFHPESIGTPDGMTMIANFIAAIPR
- the prmA gene encoding 50S ribosomal protein L11 methyltransferase; translated protein: METWQEVTVHVHRDAQEAVSHVLIETGSQGVAIADSADYIGQKDRFGELYPDVEQSDMIAITAYYPSSTNLADIIATINEQLAELASFGLQVGQVTVDSQELAEEDWADNWKKYYEPARITHDLTIVPSWTDYDASAGEKVIKLDPGMAFGTGTHPTTKMSLFALEQILRGGETVIDVGTGSGVLSIASSLLGAKTIYAYDLDDVAVRVAQDNIDLNQGTDNIHVAAGDLLKGVSQEADVIVANILADILVLLTDDAYRLVKKEGYLILSGIISEKLDMVLEAAFSAGFFLETHMVQGEWNALVFKKTDDISGVIGG
- the pabB gene encoding aminodeoxychorismate synthase component I, whose product is MHRKTIIDFKELGQRYLFDEPLVELVAKSLDQVGPVIEKVQHYQQLGYYVVGYLSYEAAAFFDNALQTHNDRLGNEYLAYFTVHKTCQKKDLPLDYDSITIPNQWVSATQKEAYQKAIETIHREMQQGNTYQVNYTLQLTQELNAADSLAIYNKLVVEQAAGYNAYIAHDEFAVISASPELFFKQEGNRLTTRPMKGTTKRGVNSWLDQQEHDWLQADGKNRSENMMIVDLLRNDMGKICQTGSVRVDRLCEVERYSTVWQMTSTIVGDLKADCDLIDILKALFPCGSITGAPKVSTMAIITSLEPKPRGIYCGSIGICLPDGRRFFNVPIRTIQLSHNQATYGVGGGITWQSKWEDEYEEVHQKTAFLYRHKQIFDLKTTAKVEHKKIAFLEQHLNRLKEAATYFAYPYNEKALQKQLSTYLENKNNAAYRLMIRLSKDGKISLSDQPLEPLSADFLTAQLSLQKKDVTASPFTYFKTSYRPHIEQKSYEQLFYNQAGQLLETSIGNLFVQLGQTLYTPPVAVGILPGLFRQELLATGQAQEKEVTLADLKEASAIFGGNAVRGLYPLNLELTHLDALLAKSQA
- a CDS encoding DUF3013 family protein; the protein is MATYGFLSVLEEEMDKHFQYDYAMDWDKKNHAVEVTFVLEAQNKEAIKTIDDSGEVTQDDIVFEDYVLFYNPAKSQFDAADYLVTIPFDAKKGFSREFLAYFAQFLNDVAIEGHSDLMDFLADDSKADFFLEWNAQAFEEGQQGLEEAASYPYPRY
- a CDS encoding 16S rRNA (uracil(1498)-N(3))-methyltransferase, whose translation is MQQYFIKGKAEKKVTITDKDTIKHMFQVMRLADEAEVVLVFDDGVKYLAKVTNSMAHELEIIEALPDQVELPVKVTIASGFPKGDKLDTIAQKVTELGASALWGYPADWSVVKWDGKKLAKKEDKLAKIVLGAAEQSKRNRVPEVHLFEHKAEFLKSLSSFDHIFIAYEETAKAGQLATLAREVKEVKPGAKILFIFGPEGGISPTEITQFEAASAIKVGLGPRIMRAETAPLYALSALSYALELQASK
- a CDS encoding endonuclease/exonuclease/phosphatase family protein; the protein is MTKVLTLNTHSWMQANTLKKLVALAEHILAEKYDIICLQEINQLIESELATDLPRYQALSGTPSIHKDHFALLLIHYLQKRGQHYYWSWAYNHIGYDIYQEGVAILSKQPIHVSDILVSAMDDETDYHTRRSLIAKTTLDGKEVAVVNVHLSWFDKGFLGEWEKLEKELLTLNCPLLLMGDFNNPTDQDGYQVMMGSPLDLQDSHKGADHVFGDHSIVADIDGWQGNKEALKVDHVFTSKDFIIRSSKITFEGGDAPVVSDHYGLEVTLGWR
- a CDS encoding PTS transporter subunit IIBC; the encoded protein is MKTSFKQLFRFEFWQKFGKCLMVVIAVMPAAGLMISIGNSIPMINHDSAFLASLGNIIAQIGWAVIVNLHLLFALAIGGSWAKERAGGAFASGLAFVLINRITGAFYGVSSTMLADPEAKITSLLGTQMIVKDYFTSVLESPALNTGVFVGIIAGFVGATAYNKYYNYRKLPEVLTFFNGKRFVPFVVILRSIFVALILVVVWPVIQSGINSFGMWIASSQDSAPILAPFLYGTLERLLLPFGLHHMLTIPMNYTALGGTYEVMTGAAAGTKVFGQDPLWLAWVTDLVHLKGSDASAYSHLMDSVTPARFKVGQMIGATGTLMGVALAMYRNVDADKKHTYKMMFISAAAAVFLTGVTEPLEYLFMFAAMPLYIVYALVQGASFAMADLVNLRVHSFGNIELLTRTPMALKAGLGMDVINFVWVSVLFAVIMYFIADMMIKKMHLATAGRLGNYDADILGDRNTQTRPTQVADSNSQVVQIVNLLGGAGNIDDVDACMTRLRVTVKDPAKVGAEDDWKKAGAIGLIQKGNGVQAVYGPKADILKSDIQDLLDSGALIPEVNMSQLTSKPTPAKDFKHVTEDVLSVADGMVLPITGVKDQVFAAKMMGDGFAVEPTHGNIYAPVAGLVTSVFPTKHAFGLLTDNGLEVLVHVGLDTVALNGVPFSVKVSEGQRVHAGDLLVVADLAAIKSAERETIIVVAFTNTTEIQDVTLTSLGAQPAKTKVATVEL
- the nrdI gene encoding class Ib ribonucleoside-diphosphate reductase assembly flavoprotein NrdI; the protein is MPQITLVFISLSGNTLSFVKRLSLYLADNYDYHVKQINIKDLKHETFPVKEEFVAILPTYLEGGNGVDSGDVEILTTPLGEFIAAHGNAQRCLGIIGSGNKNFNHQYCLTAKQYAKRFGFPLLGDFELRGTPDDISRLAQVIMEASSRHSSNDTQTLPNS